The genomic interval gaagcagcatatcaccccagccctgcagatagataggttattgtcctcagacccagcatatcaccccagccctgcagatagataggttactgtcaccagaaccagcatatcaccccagtcctgcagatagataggttactgtcaccagaaccagcatatcaccccagccctgcagatagataggttactgtcaccagaaccagcatatcaccccagccctgcagatagataggttactgtcaccagacccagtatatcaccccagccctgcagatagataggttactgtcaccagaaccagcatatcaccccagccctgcagatagataggttactgtcaccagaagcagtatatcaccccagccctgcagatagataggttattgtcctcagacccagcatatcaccccagccctgcaaatagataggttactgtcaccagaaccagcatatcaccccagccctgcagatagataggttactgtcaccagacccagcatatcaccccagccctgcagatagataggttactgtcaccagaaccagcatatcaccccagccctgcagatagataggttactgtcaccagaaccagcatatcaccccagccctgcagatagataggttagtgtcaccagaaccagcatatcaccccagccctgcagatagataggttactgtcaccagaaccagcatatcaccccagccctgcagatagataggttactgtcaccagaaccagcatatcaccccagccctgcagatagataggttagtgtcaccagaaccagtatatcacctcagccctgcagatagataggttactgtcaccagaaccagcatatcacccccagccctgcagatagataggttactgtcaccagaaccagcatatcacccgagccctgcagatagataggttactgtcaccagaaccagcatatcaccccagccctgcagatagataggttactgtcaccagaaccagcatatcaccccagccctgcagatagataggttactgtcaccagaactgcagagcccctttaagacaaaaATATTTGTCACATTGGTTTTATGATTTTTCAGTTATGTACGATCAGCTCGACAATGTTGACAAGACAGATTTTTAGGAGACTTTTCGGTTAGTTTTTATTGGGGTTCTTTGGACCGGTCACTGTTACTTTTGGATCTGAATATTTTATTTCCTGCTCATATGAATAAATATTCTCAGCACTATAAATGGATTGAGCCGACGTTTGTTGATCTGATTCTTATCTCTCACCTTGAGGATTTGCTCTCCGGTATTCTTGCTGGGTGTCCGGCTAACATAGATCCATCATAAATCACCAGAATAAAATTCCTGCAAGCCGGATCCTTTGATCTGATCATTTCTGTGTCCATCGAAACCTTTTCCGTAACGTTTTTTTCTGCCGCGTTTCTGCAACATCAGGTTTTAGGAttagaaaatcaaaaaaatggcgCCACCTCGGTTGTAAATGTCGGCTTATATTTCGTTATCTGACTCTAGGACAAACCAAATTGCACCTATTCTATACTCTGTTGCATCTTTTAATACACTTGGTGAGAGTCACAAATTCATGGTCCATTATGGATAATGTAAGTTGCAGCGTGAGAGcacttaaccactgagccaccaggaCAGGTACAGAGGAGGAGACCCATTGGTTGCTGCACCAGAGACTAGGAAATGGGTTTTAATGTTGCAAAAACCTCCTGAGATATAAAACGGAAGGTTCTAAATAAAAACTTTCCTCTTCCTGTTGTTGTACCCGTCATGCGTGACCCCTGCAGAGGAGGTGATTTATGGCGCCAGACGATGGAAAACCACAAATTGTCTGTTGCTTTGTGTTTTTGTAGTAAATAGAGACTGCTGACGCTGAAGAGATGTGCAATGTGGGCCCGGACGGAAATCAAATACATCTAGACCAAGTGATCGGTCGTACACTCCTGTGCATCAGAGCGACTGGCCCGCGCGGGATGACCACTTCTAGGTCCTGTCTGCTGCCAATAAATAGTAATATTCCTGTCTATAGTAAAGGAGTCTTTACAGAGAGGGGTTGTGTGAATTGGGGGGTCTGTctgctggtcatgtgacatggCCAAGGCCCAGAGTGCAACATGTAAGCGCCTTAACAACTCAGCCAGACTTGCCCTATCAATATCTATTAGGGGACGTCATCAATAAGGTCATCAGACATAGGTCGCCAAACTGGAAccgccactgatcagctgtttggagggaTTGTGGCACTTGGGTGCACCCAATGATTGGCGAACATGCAATGTTTCTATTCTCTTTCGCACTTCCTCTGATGGGGTGTCTTTGACCTCCTGGACGGTCAGCTCCCAGTCAGGGTCTCGGCCCACAGCTGCTGCTTTCTGGTCCATCGGGATATGAAGCCTTTCCATTGTCGTTGGACGTGACGTAACCTGGACAGGGACCCTGAACACCCTCCTTGTGTAGCCTGGCCGGTGCCTGATGTCAGTAGGACGGACCATGGAAGAGTAACCAGCAACTTCTCCTGCGGTGCAACTTTGTTCCACCTCTAAGAAACCATTGTATGATGCGTCTTCCGGAAGGTGCCAGAACGCTGACCATGTGACGACCTGCGCCAAAGAATGAAACCTGAGCGTGTATACAACACCAAACACAATACATGATACGCAATACTGTACTACGCCAACTCTGCGCTCTCAGGTGCAGGTGGGACAGGGTTTAACCCCTTCTGATGCAATAAGGTGTATGCATGCACCACCttggagaactacaactcccagcacactCAGGGTTAGACTTCTCATGTAGCTGCAGCCATGTCATCGGCTTACTGACTGTGGAACTACAAGTGCCAGCAGCAGCCCCTGTATTCACGTGGCAGGCTTTGTTGATGGAATCCATGTGCTTATCGCCAAACCGATCCCATTCAGAAGAATGAAACTGATTTTCCATTACaagaatttctgcaacaaaacctGCTGTGTGTGAATTCCCCTCCATTGTAATATGGCTGCAGGGGGACTATAAGCCTTAGCATGCTTTATATCTGTACCAGTGCTCAGGGTTAGACCCGCATCCCCCAGTCCCCCCCTCACACTGCAGAGGAGCCCCAGGGACCCTTGCCCCAGTGCAGGAGGCGGTGCTAGCATGTATGGGAGGGGAGGGGTCTGTTGTCAGCAGGTGCATGTAGGACTCTGTGCAGACTAGTGCAAGAAGCAGAGCCCGGATCATGGTAAGTGCCTGCACTGCTCCTTTGTGTTACTAGTTGCATAAATCTTCACACCCCtattatatatagatttatatcgCTTTATTGCACATGACATGCTtcggttaaccccatcatgtctgcAGCAATGTTATAATATGTGATGTGATGGCTTATTATTATGTACTTGTCATGTATATAGCGGCAGCGTATTCTGTAGTGCTGTACGGATAATGCGCTCACAATGGCCCTTGTCCCTATGGGCGCAGAATGTTGCTATTTAATGTATCCATCTATTGTATCTCTATCTATTGTATCAATCTACTCTATTTTGctacatctatctcctatctatctatctatctatctatctatctatctatctatctatctatctatctcctatctatctatctcctatctatctatctatctatctatctatctcctatctatctatctatctatctatctatctatctcctatctatctatctatctatctatctatctatctatctcctatctatctatctcctatctatctatctatctatctatctatctatctcctatctatctatctatctatctatctatctatctatctcctatctatctatctatctatctatctatctatctatctatctatcatctatctatctatctatctatctatctatctcctatctatctatctatctcctatctatctatctatctatctatctatctatctcctatctatctatctatctatctatctatctatctatctatctatctatctcctatctatctatctatctatctatctatctatctatctatctatcatctatctatctcctatctatctatctcctatctatctatctatctatctatctatctatctatctatctatctcctatctatctatctatctatctatctatctatctatctatttccattGTGAGAATTGCAAGTGCATTATAAGTACTGCTGTATCTGTATGTAGCAATGCTGATTTTGTCAGGTGTAGACAGATGAGTTTGACATAACTGTAACGTGTTTTATTCTTGGTTTTCTAGTACATATCTCCATTATCTCAGTGTTCAGGCTTTACCGCTGTGTAGTTGTGTGTTACCTCCATGTTCACATTGTGCACAGAGGTGTACAGACAATCCTTGCATTCCTATGCATTGTGCCTTTAAATCTCCTGaccacctcagctctgctacatcggtgcATACACatagctgtacattgtatagtattcCCATTCATTGCTGTGACCATGTCTGCTCCAGGGGGCGGCGCCTGGTCTGATGTATGGAATGGGAGGGATGATCCGCCATTGGCTGCACCAGGGCTATGAGGTGGTGTCAGACCATGGGAGGGCCCAATGTGGAGAGCCCAGGGGGGTGCAGGGAGACCAATCTGTAGCCTGTGTGTATATCAGTGTGTGCACAGGAGAAGTGGgagtattatatattacatagatattatatcctctcctatatatccacacagtgatgtcacagtacagggataatacacacagtgatgtcacagtacaggataatacacacagtgatgtcacagtacaggataatacacacagtgatgtcacagtacagggataatacacacagtgatgtcacagtacagagataatacacacagtgatgtcacagtacaggataatacacacagtgatgtcacagtacagggataatacacacagtgatgtcacagtacatggataatacacacagtgatgtcacagtacagagataatacacacagtgatgtcacagtacagagataatacagtgatgtcacagtacaggataatacacacagtgatgtcacagtacagagataatacacacagtgatgtcacagtacaggataatacacacagtgatgtcacagtacagagataatacacacagtgatgtcacagtacagagataatacacacagtgatgtcacagtacaggataatacacacagtgatgtcacagtacaggataatacacacagtgatgtcacagtacaggataatacacacagtgatgtcacagtacagggataatacacacagtgatgtcacagtacagagataatacacacagtgatgtcacagtacaggataatacacacagtgatgtcacagtacagagataatacacacagtgatgtcacagtacaggataatacacacagtgatgtcacagtacagagataatacacacagtgatgtcacagtacagagataatacacacagtgatgtcacagtacaggataatacacacagtgatgtcacagtacagagataatacacacagtgatgtcacagtacagagataatacacacagtgatgtcacagtacagagataatacacacagtgatgtcacagtacaggataatacacacagtgatgtcacagtacagagataatacacacagtgatgtcacagtacaggataatacacacagtgatgtcacagtacagcataatacacacagtgatgtcacagtacagagataatacacacagtgatgtcacagtacagagataatacacacagtgatgtcacagtacagagataatacacacagtgatgtcacagtacaggataatacacacagtgatgtcacagtacagagataatacacacagtgatgtcacagtacaggataatacacacagtgatgtcacagtacagcataatacacacagtgatgtcacagtacagagataatacacacagtgatgtcacagtacaggataatacacacagtgatgtcacagtacagcataatacacacagtgatgtcacagtacagagataatacacacagtgatgtcacagtacagggataatacacacagtgatgtcacagtacagggataatacacacagtgatgtcacagtacaggataatacacacagtgatgtcacagtacaggataatacacacagtgatgtcacagtacaggataatacacacagtgatgtcacagtacagggataatacacacagtgatgtcacagtacaggataatacacacactgatgtcacagtacaggataatacacacagtgatgtcacagtacagggataatatacacagtgatgtcacagtacagagataatacacacagtgatgtcacagtacagggataatacacacagtgatgtcacagtacagagataatacacacagtgatgtcacagtacaggataatacacacagtgatgtcacagtacaggataatacacacagtgatgtcacagtacagggataatacacacagtgatgtcacagtacagagataatacacacagtgatgtcacagtacagagataatacacacagtgatgtcacagtacagggataatacacacagtgatgtcacagtacaggataatacacacagtgatgtcacagtacaggataatacacacagtgatgtcacagtacagagataatacacacagtgatgtcacagtacagagataatacacacagtgatgtcacagtacagggataatacacacagtgatgtcacagtacaggataatacacacagtgatgtcacagtacaggataatacacacagtgatgtcacagtacagagataatacacacagtgatgtcacagtacaggataatacacacagtgatgtcacagtacagagataatacacacagtgatgtcacagtacaggataatacacacagtgatgtcacagtacaggataatacacacagtgatgtcacagtacaggataatacacacagtgacgtcacattacaggataatacacacagtgatgtcacagtacaggataatacacacagtgatgtcacagtacagaaataatacacacagtgatgtcacagtacaggataatacacacagtgatgtcactgtacaagggtaatacacacagtgatgtcactgtacaaggGTAATATACACGCAAAAagatcactgtgacatcacagcatatgaataaagtaattatatatatatatacattacgcAGCCATTACTATTGATAGGTGAAGTAATGACATTGACTCTCTTGTCACATCGGCGCCGCTCTCtggtggggtatatatatattacactagatacacagtaacattcatcTTTCTGTTCGTGGACCTGAACATCTTAGAGTTGCTTAATAAGTGGTCACTGGCTCAGACTATTTTGGGGTCCGCGGGGTTTCTGATGATTTTACACTGAACCTCTCCCTGTAGTCTCTGGTAGTTACAGACGGAACATTTGCCGGATCTTTCCATgactcccatagactacaatgtctTTACACCTATGAACCCCATGATGCCTCTTGTCTTCCAGGATACCAATGTGATCTTAGCGCTGGCCGTCGTCGGTGTCACCGTATTATTATTCGTCATCCGATCTCTGGGCTCTCAGCAGAAGAAGGGTCCGGTCACCCTTCTAGATCCGAACACAAAGTATCCCCTCCCTCTTATTGAAAAACAGGTAATTGTATACGTGAGCTTTGTGGGAAGAATGTGGATTAGCTGTTACATGGCGTGGATTAGGGATTACCTGCAGGGCTATGACCTTGTTCTTGACCTTTAACTACTCTTAAAGGGAAtcctcaccagaacccaacatatcatctcagcctgcagatagataggttagggtcacctgaatcacacggtgttttccctttgtgaatcggtGTCTCTGTTACCGAGATATCGTcatttttgtccatatgcaaatgagccattTGAAGCAATGGCGGTCCcttaagctcatttgcatatggacaaaaacagcaatatctcggcaacggagacaccgattcacaaggggaaaccgctgtctgattcgggtgaccctaacctatctatctgcagggctggtttgatatgttggtttctggtgacactccctttaagaatatctaaggatccctttaagaatcagAAATCTGCTTAAAGGGACAGATGAAGGTTCATGGAGCCATCACCAGACCTATGTCATCACCAGGTTATCTAAGGAGACCAATCTTTTTGGAGCTGGAGGGTCGGGGAGTGGGGGAGGGGCGTGACTCCCCTTATTTTAGGAGAACAGGCATGAACATTGACTTAGGTTATGGAGCTGCATACATCATAGCTTgaatttctgaatttttttcatattttctatcTATTTTTAGGAAATCAGCCATGACACTAAGAGATTCCGATTTGGCCTCCCGTCTTCAGAGCACGTCTTGGGACTTCCTATAGGTAAGACGGATTCCGACCCTCCTCAGATTTGGAGCCGTTCATGTCATGTGTATGGGCGTCTGAAACCTCCTCTATAtgagcctttaaaggggttgtccgggattagGAAATCATGGCTGCTTCCAAtaatagcgccacccttgtctacaggttatgtctggtattacagccacAATATGCGGACGGGTATGGCTCCGCCCCTGGATCCATAGCCGATTTATTAATCTGACCCTATATTCTGTCCCCATAGGGCAACACGTTTACCTCTCCGCGAAAGTAAACGGCAGCTTGGTGGTGCGGGCGTACACCCCGGTGTCCAGCGACGAGGTGAAAGGTTATGTGGACCTTGTTGTAAAGGTAAAGTCTATGGGAAAGTGATTGTTTTGGGTTGCAGAGAATGTTTTGCTCCAAactgaaaaaatttttttcttcaataaaatggaTCCGCACTCCTAAAGTCTcgtatttttcttaaaacttaacttttaatcatccataaaaaggtatacagtccaaaacaaacatagacagtgaaaagagtggaaaaaactaagtgtccataaaaaacgccaacgcgtttcggggaagaagaagaaaccCCTTATTCATGGCATAATAAGGGGTTTCTTCttccccgaaacgcgttggcgttttttatggacacttagttttttccactcttttcactgtctatgtttgttttggactgtatacctttttatggatgattaaaagttaagttttaagaaaaatacgAGACTTTAGGAGTGCGGAtccattttattgaagaaaaaaaatttttcagTTTGGAGTTTATCCTTGAGACCCAGGATATGTGATCGTGCACCCCTTTTGGACTCGGAAAATGTATTGGTGAGTTTCAGAgctttacatttttctctatattATAGAATGTtttgctccagtcacatccagagctgcaatcacgaTTCTGATGATTTTCTATCTAGATCAATCCCCTGCTGGTTCAGTCTCTGTTCGGAGAACTTTGTGGGGGgaaattttgtaaaatatttagtaATTCTTGTATTGATCAGGTTTACTACAAAAACGTGAATCCTAAATTCCCAGATGGAGGAAAAATGTCCCAGTATTTGGACGGCCTGAAGATTGGGGACACTATAGATTTTCGGGGCCCTAATGGTCTTCTAGTCTACAAAGGAAAGGGTAAGTTCGGCGTCCTCACCTTGTGGTTTGTCACATGACCGAAAAATAACTTAAAGGAATTCTCTGGCTTCCAAAAGTAATCTGCAAATCCATCCCCCGCCATGCTAAATCCTCACCGCTCCCTTGTGCCCCCTTTGCGTGGCTTtagtttacttgctgctccttgtatccctgtggacaaactacatttcccatgattcatctgcctgctctcactccctGTGTCCTCCCATCTCAGTCActtccacatctgaggtcacatgctgctgtgatgtaTCGTTTTCTGGctgcactgctcacagggaggggtagtgagcttgcaaatgagATCAGATAAGCGGTGCTGAATGCAAACAGTATATATATtgggaagtgttttgtattgatgcatccaGTTATTTGGCCCGTATTTTTCTAACCCCAACAAGGTCTGATGCCGATTTTATAGGGTAATGTCCTCCAAGTGTCATCCATGTGCCTTCAGACTAGAGTCAGCATAGGCACCTGCACCAATTTAATCGCAACCCCGGGATCGGTCCTTTTATATACCGCAGTCGGAcaagtactacaactcccatcatggctTGCTTTCTCATAGATTCTTCTTGACCCCAGATCTGACCCCGGGTCTTTGCACGCTTTGGTCACTTTCTGGTTTCTTTCAGGTAAATTCGCCATCAGACCCGATAAGAAGTCGGAGCCTCAGACTAAGACCACAAAGCACCTTGCCATGTTGGCAGGAGGGACCGGTAAGTGCCACGTTCTTGTAGTCCCATACACAAGATACTCACGGTGATACCTGTATACTCGCCGAACCCTGCCGAAATGTTTGGGACCGGGTTTATAAAAGAGACGGCAGAACCGCAGGACGGTGATAGACGCAGAGGAAATACTGCACTTGTACTTTGTTGTTTGCAGAAGGCCAAAGGTCGTGACAGAGCAGCTTACATGTAGCGCTGCACGTAACAGTGCGGCATGGCGGTATAACTTTTATGGATCAAATAGTCCACCTATAAACATTATACCGTGCAAGCAGCTGCCGCAGTAACAAGAGACAATATAATGTGATACATCATGGCCAGCTGCCGTCTCTAACTGTGCTGAGATTGATCTAATGTCGtgtttgtgcactgtatggcggtattatatgggacgtgtatggcagtattatgcggGTCGTGTATGGATGTATTATGTGTGTCATACATGGCAGTATTTTGTcgactgtatatggcagtattatgtgggctctGTATGGCGTTATTATGTGAGcattgtatggcagtgttatgtgggACGTGTATGGATGTATTATGTGTGTCATACATGGCAGTATtttgtgggcactatatggcagtattatttggactcTTTCTACCAGTATTATGTGGACATTGTTTGATCTTTCCCTTCTCTCTTAGGGATCACTCCGATGCTGCAGCTCATCCGTCACATCACTCACGATCCAAATGATGACACTAAATGTTATCTCATCTTTGCCAACCAGGTAACAATAACCAGAAACCATAAAATCTCCATTATGGCCCAATTAGACgtcattgtgttacattgtatattacatgtCTGtgtgagtgccccctagtggctgCGTGCAGTATGTCACCATGTCCGGATACTCGAGATGGTACCAGATGGAACAGATGAGACAGCAGCCAGAGTAGCCAGGAGGTCGGCGCCATCGCTCCCCGATACAGGGCGTCCTTATTTGTGAGTAACTTTGTAATTCTTTATCTTCAGACTGAAGACGACATTTTACTGCGAGCAGAGCTGGAATCTGTAGTCAAGAGTCATCCGGACCAGTTTAAGATTCACTACACCCTGGATCGCCCTCCGAAAGGTAACGCATGTCTACGGTAGGGTGAAGCTTTGTCTTTGTAATCCCTATACATAGGGTCGTGGCTACAGGAAGAAGTCACAACTGGCCCAAGTAcatgagggggcccaaaggcctccgTCACGTAAGAAGAGCATCGTGCACAGTATAGTATGGCGGGAGATGTGGCCGTGTCTGGCGTCCTATTATAGTATGGCTTGAGATGTGGCCGTGTCTGGCGTCCTATTATAGTATGGCGGGAGATGTGGCCGTGTCTGGTGTCCTATTATAGTATGGCTGGAGATGTGGCTGTGTCTGGTGTCCTATTATAGTATGGCTTGAGATGTGGCCGTGTCTGGCGTCCTATTATAGTATGGCGGGAGATGTGGCCGTGTCTGGTGTCCTATTATAGTATGGCTTGAGATGTGGCCGTGTCTGGCGTCCTATTATAGTATGGCGGGAGATGTGGCTGTGTCTGGTGTCCTATTATAGCATGGCGGGAGATGTGGCCATGTCTGGCGTCCTATTATAGTATGGCTGGAGATGTGGCCGTGTCTGGCGTCCTATTATAGTATGGCTTGAGATGTGGCCGTGTCTGGCGTCCTATTATAGCATGGCGGGAGATGTGGCCGTGTCTGGCGTCCTATTATAGTATGGCTTGAGATGTGGCCATGTCTGGCGTCCTATTATAGTATGGCGGGAGATGTGGCCGTGTCTGGTGTCCTATTATAGCATGGCGGGAGATGTGGCCATGTCTGGCGTCCTATTATAGTATGGCTGGAGATGTGGCTGTGTCTGGTGTCCTATTATAGCATGGCGGGAGATGTGGCCGTGTCTGGTGTCCTATTATAGTATGGCTTGAGATGTGGCCGTGTCTGGCGTCCTATTATAGTATGGCGGGAGATGTGGCCGTGTCTGGTGTCCTATTATAGTATGGCGGGAGATGTGGCCGTGTCTGGTGTCCTATTATAGTATGGCGGGAGATGTGGCCGTGTCTGGTGTCCTATTATAGTATGGCGGGAGATGTGGCCGTGTCTGGTGTCCTATTATAGTATGGCGGGAGATGTGGCCGTGTCTGGTGTCCTATTATAGTATGGCTGCAGATGTGGCCGTGTCTGGTGTCCTATTATAGCATGGCGGGAGATGTGGCCATGTCTGGCGTCCTATTATAGTATGGCTGGAGATGTGGCCGTGTCTGGCGTCCTATTATAGCATGGCGGGAGATGTGGCCATGTCTGGTGTCCTATTATAGTATGGCGGGAGACGTGGCCGTGTCTGGCGTCCTATTATAGATGTGGCCGTGTCTGGTGCCATATTACAGCTATATAACTGCTCACCCCATGTGTTTTATCCAGGTTGGAAGTACGGTTCTGGTTTTGTCACAGCTGACATGATTAAGAAGTACCTGCCCCCACCTTCAGACAACCCACTAGTGCTCATGTGCGGCCCACCACCCATGATCCAGTTTGCATGTCAGGACAACCTGACCAAGCTTGGCTACCCTGAAGACAGAAGATTTGCCTATTAAGGCCGAGCGAAGGACGTGAATCTACAGATCAACCCGTGAATGTTTGGAAAGGACTTGTGAAATCTGTATGAAAAGTGATGAAACTGCAGTGAGCTTTGGCACGTGTGGTCCATGTGGTCTACCTCCTCCTGGCCCACCAGCATACTACACAGCAGGGGGACCAGACTTTGAACCACAACACCTTGAGATGTTCTTCTCATCCGCCCACATTCGGTGCACATGCTAGAGACGCTATCTTATGGCTCTCCTCTATGAGCCCCTCCACAATCTTGACTGTAAGGAAACATTCCATATAAGAAGGCCGTAATAGAGAAATCCACCGACAATAATCTGACGTGTCCTATGGAAATAGGTGGGGGCTACAAGGgcaaaatttaaaaaagaaatggTCTATGGTGGTGAATGGGGCGTCAGAACCTTTTAGTTCGCCTCAACAACCCTAAAGCTTAATTTCCAGGACCTGGTGTTGGAGGCCTTCTATAGAACGGGGCAGATGATTATTTTCAGTGGATTTCTCTCTTAAAGGAACTCTCCAGGTAAAATTGATATGTCTACTGGAGTCCTCG from Leptodactylus fuscus isolate aLepFus1 chromosome 7, aLepFus1.hap2, whole genome shotgun sequence carries:
- the LOC142212838 gene encoding NADH-cytochrome b5 reductase 2, whose product is MDTNVILALAVVGVTVLLFVIRSLGSQQKKGPVTLLDPNTKYPLPLIEKQEISHDTKRFRFGLPSSEHVLGLPIGQHVYLSAKVNGSLVVRAYTPVSSDEVKGYVDLVVKVYYKNVNPKFPDGGKMSQYLDGLKIGDTIDFRGPNGLLVYKGKGKFAIRPDKKSEPQTKTTKHLAMLAGGTGITPMLQLIRHITHDPNDDTKCYLIFANQTEDDILLRAELESVVKSHPDQFKIHYTLDRPPKGWKYGSGFVTADMIKKYLPPPSDNPLVLMCGPPPMIQFACQDNLTKLGYPEDRRFAY